The Liolophura sinensis isolate JHLJ2023 chromosome 8, CUHK_Ljap_v2, whole genome shotgun sequence sequence ttaCTCCGAGCTACTTTTGGCGTCCTTGGTTCTTTTAATTTTGAGCGATTCTGTTTTTGACTGAACTGCGGCAAGTTGCCATTTTCCTTGACTTCATTCAGTTTCCCCCTGGTAAGGCGTCCCTTCACACTACCCACTGCTTTCCGAGACTTTCTTGTGGTGGTCTTCGGTTTGACGTCTGATGATGGGCTTTTGATTGTAGCTCTTCCTCtcttcaatcaaaaaaaataaacacattaccTCAGTATGTGTCACATtaggaagtgaaatattcttgagtatagaaTCACAtaatagtcaaataaatatatatttgatttggaTTAGATCGTTGCTTGATGTAAGTGTACTGGCAGAGGAATATGTTCAACCTTGGCTGTGATTGCTAACCTTTGATCACGAggtcacaagttcaaatccagtttatgctggcttgaTTGCTACTTTTCGTCTGCCATCTCTGGAGGCATGCTATGGTTTCTTCACTTCCATGCAAGTGAAATACGTTCAAGTTCACcgtcaaaataaaactgagatAAAATAgctaaataaattttaaaaatacgtTAGAACTGCTTGACCACCAAAAATCTGTCTACTCCTCAGCCTATCTCCCATTAATTTGTGTAATAGTCAACAGGCAATTCAATGCCAGTAATAAGTAAACTGAattcgctgttttttttttttgtttttttttttgttctttaccTTTTTCTTAGGTCTTGAGACAACAGCATCCTCAAACACTGCATCAGTTTCATCTTTCGCAGCTTTGACCTTcttcgtttttgtttttatccctCGGGATTTCGAGtctaaaatgaaatgaaagagtTCAGCATCTGTGCATTCTGTCAAAAATGAACtctaaaaatatatcaaagagCAGTTCCACTGACCACATCCTGTCCAGAAGAGTCCATATATAAAGTTTCACAGAATTTGGGAGGCAAGTTGTGCATGCagtaaagaaaatgaagttaaataaAGGGACACAACTCAGTAAAAACTTCCTGACATCTAGCTGCAGCTAGGGGTTGAACACAGCCTCATTAGTCAAGGGCCTAACGATGTTCACAGTGAAGGCTTCACATGCACATTGAGTGGTTTTTGTTAATACATACCTAGAATGAAATTTTTCTCACCATGAAATTTAATTCTcatgatgatggcaaaataaagtgccAAATTACTGAGTCAAAATGAGCCACTCCTTTCTCGAGGTTACACTACCATACTATGTTAAACTAATCAGCAAAGCACaaggtttttgttttcacctaaCTGTCTAAAAATCAGGCAAATTTTCTTGATGGTGGCATAAAATAAATCTGCATAATTCTATATCAATCACTGACCTTTGGGTTTCAAAGGTCCAGCCTCTCCACAAAACCAGATGGTCCTTCCATTGTGGTCAACCATGTTCTTCATATCAGTGTTGTAGTAACATCGTAACCACATGGTGAAGTCAGTCAAGTCCCCAGTACCTGTGTCAGGATCATAGCCTGTAccatctaaaacaaaaattttggaTCCTCCACAAACACACCCTTCATGATACAGTTAATAACAGACAATGACATCAGGACTGGTGTTGATGATCAAAATACACACTTTTCAAGTTTCAAGCGTTTAAGTGAAGCAGCTGAAACAAATTTATCAGAACCTCCAGATACACCCATCACGACAGCGAATAAACGACAACAATGTCAGGCTTGGTGCAGACGATCAAAGTACACAGGATCATCCTGTCACAAGGGAAGATGTTCTTCAAACACAATGttggcatgaaaaaaaaacacacaatatatcacaaaaataaacataaatgtaaatgttgaaaAGAGATGCGACTCGTTTTCTGTCCGCTTGTGGTGAGGTGGTAGAAACTAAACGTGAAAACATTTCTACAGTGGTTCTGTAAATGTAGTTCTAATACTAAAAAGTTTACAGACAGAGGGACAGACCAGACCATACCGTAATAAAACTCATAAGAGGGGTGTACGTAAAAAACAGCACTGAACCATGAAGTTGGCTAGTCTTGTTAAGCCGGGCATCTTAATAAAcagattacattttatttatttatttattcggttgGCAATTTACTCTATTATATGAGAGAATCAGTGCTTAAATACAAATCTTGTTGCTTTGTGCacattatgtgcatgtatatttatgtctgtatgtatgcttgtggttttacatcatatttcacaatttttcagtcatataacgatgaaACACCAATTATGCGCATTATGAAAATGGCCCCACATTTTAGACACTTTGCTGCTAGATGCCCTCAGACTCAGACAAGTCTGTAACCAGTGGTATCTGACATAGCacattacatattacatgtaattaaactacTAAACTTACCCAAATTCACAACTTCCAAAGGAACTAAATTACAAAGCTGGAGAAAATCTGCTCCTTCAGATTTCACTTTGACCTTTTTCTCTTCGTCTGGATTGTCAGTCACAAGCTTTTCCAGAACTGACTCAGCACTCACAAAAGGTGGAATTCCCAGCCTGAAAAGACACATCACACATTTGCTAATGCACACATAATCGTTTAACAACAGGAACTCGTATTCAGTATACTGTATAGTAAGGATAGAGATGCTGTTAAGAAAGATACAAGTACTTGTCTGTGGTGAAATTTGTCCAGTCATTCACAAGTTttgaagagctcaaaataaacaTGATGACCTCAAATTAAGGTCAAGCCATCACAAAAATAACTATCAcagaaatattcataatttcatacTCATAAATGATTAACAAGTGTTctaatatatttcatttcatttaaacacaCTGGACGAACTCAATTTTTGACAAGGTCAACACACGGAAGAGTTcacatatcaaacattttgatttctgtttgaTGATATGCGACTACAAATgaatcatacatgcatgtatggcTGAGACACTACTTTGTCCTACAGTAGTGCTTTTTTTGCTGCAAACTTTGCCTTCAATTTCTGTGGTTATGAGTTCAAATCTTCTTTCTGATGGTTCCGCTATAGTCTTGTGCAGATAGGTTTATCATGTGTGTGAAGAAAGGCAATACTTTCTGAAATGCTTCCACTATTTTTGCATTCTAAAAAATCAACAATTATCCAGTTTATATAAACTTGAAATCGAAcgtaaaatttacatgtaacatattgaCCCAACAGGCTACCATACCATAAAAACCAAGCCATCAAGGACATGCCCCTCTCCTTTCCTCTTTTAAAACACCTATATttaacagacaaataaaaatcTTTTTGACTTCATACCTGTATAGAATCTCTGCCCTGAGGTAGTTGCCAATTCCATTGAAGTAGGCCTGATTCAACATCACTTCACAGATAGGTTTTTTAAACACCGAGCTGTGCACATTCTTTAAAACATGATTCCTGAAATGAAtagtacatatacaagtaattgatacatgtacatgaatgtacctGCTGTGGGGCACTACCATGGTCCAGAGCAGACCATGActcaggagactctcaccaatgccatcacTGTGAGTACGTgcaattcatgctggcttcctacaacaggaagatttgtcagcaacctgcagatggttgtgggccTGATTTACTCCAAGCGTAATACTGACTGATGTAGTACGAATGAAATATTGGCAGGCAATTTGGAGCAATAAATACATTGTTAATATTGTTTTGCAATGGTGTATTGTAAGCCAAATCACCATTTCAAAAGTCTTGAAAGTTCAGGTTTCGATGACATAGGATGGGCACTCATAAACTATAGTGGCTGAAAGACATAATTTCTTCATAACTGCCATTGAGCTGACAGCTCCAATTATAGCATCTATGTGAAATCGTGTGA is a genomic window containing:
- the LOC135473744 gene encoding endonuclease 8-like 1 translates to MPEGPELHLASRFVTDIGRKYIFNGKVEKSAVSTKNPDVDWDARSYVISAQSRGKEVKLTLTEWENRDDKSKLNVETKPKCMDILFRFGMSGKFTFTKCDEKPKHAHLNFFTAKDNMVLSFVDYRRFGRWEVDGNWSTGRGPCVIQEYTEFRNHVLKNVHSSVFKKPICEVMLNQAYFNGIGNYLRAEILYRLGIPPFVSAESVLEKLVTDNPDEEKKVKVKSEGADFLQLCNLVPLEVVNLDGTGYDPDTGTGDLTDFTMWLRCYYNTDMKNMVDHNGRTIWFCGEAGPLKPKDSKSRGIKTKTKKVKAAKDETDAVFEDAVVSRPKKKRGRATIKSPSSDVKPKTTTRKSRKAVGSVKGRLTRGKLNEVKENGNLPQFSQKQNRSKLKEPRTPKVARSNRQLKTPQVKLTPRVPAKRLSKSTGTPGSPRVTRRSARVKSQQVYGQIICVKQKVSP